One Phocaeicola dorei genomic region harbors:
- a CDS encoding DUF5115 domain-containing protein, whose product MKNISIHSLIGLTVLCMSSCTDDYTDWATPQANEQEAAITLPDFSASKVDDINLSNPGSSIKLFTLSNATLPEGYTLGNVRVELSTEKGKAGELESNTDGMIDSLTIQKLVVETYGKRPIARPFIAQVYANAIKDGQALLVNAGSFDVNFTPAAPFIDTGYYLVGDMFTIKNDKDETSVNGWSADGMVGFSHSGTDVYEDSKFSIVFTTTADNQCWKIIPKTNTEGEFWGAGVLGTVTDGDTATEGTLTTNNPQAGMITQAGMYRMTLDMMEYTYTLEELGFAPYIYEIGNNTSWSGTCPLAGINFDGKYRGFAYLNGEFKYKPNPEKDNWTGDWEKVSGDALAGTLDENGAGNIDAPEAGFYMMEVDLTAMTYKHTLISTLGVIGSATPSGWDADTDMTYNEEDGSWNLTTNLTDGEIKIRANNDWDINWGGSIAEPTFNAGNIAVTAGNYTIRFIPQCDGMNLLTLTKN is encoded by the coding sequence ATGAAAAATATATCAATCCATTCATTAATCGGTCTGACTGTTCTGTGCATGTCTTCATGCACAGATGATTACACTGATTGGGCAACTCCTCAAGCCAACGAACAAGAAGCTGCAATAACCCTTCCCGATTTCTCGGCATCCAAGGTCGATGACATCAATTTATCCAATCCGGGGAGCAGCATCAAATTGTTCACTCTATCTAATGCCACACTTCCCGAAGGATATACCTTGGGCAATGTACGGGTAGAGCTCTCTACCGAGAAAGGTAAGGCAGGAGAACTGGAATCCAATACAGACGGAATGATTGACAGCCTGACCATTCAGAAGCTGGTAGTGGAAACTTACGGGAAACGTCCTATAGCGCGTCCCTTCATTGCCCAAGTATATGCCAATGCCATAAAAGACGGACAAGCCTTATTGGTAAATGCCGGTTCGTTTGACGTAAATTTCACTCCGGCCGCACCATTTATTGACACCGGTTACTATCTTGTAGGCGACATGTTCACAATAAAGAACGACAAGGATGAAACCTCGGTAAATGGTTGGAGCGCTGACGGCATGGTGGGATTCAGCCATTCGGGAACAGACGTTTATGAAGATTCCAAATTTTCCATCGTATTCACCACAACCGCTGATAATCAATGCTGGAAAATTATTCCGAAGACCAATACCGAGGGAGAATTCTGGGGAGCTGGTGTATTGGGAACCGTAACCGATGGAGATACCGCTACCGAAGGAACACTTACAACAAACAATCCACAAGCCGGCATGATAACCCAAGCCGGCATGTATAGAATGACATTGGATATGATGGAATACACCTACACACTGGAAGAGCTGGGTTTCGCTCCTTACATCTATGAAATAGGCAATAACACCTCATGGTCAGGTACTTGCCCGCTAGCCGGAATAAACTTTGATGGCAAATACAGAGGTTTCGCCTATTTGAACGGAGAATTCAAATACAAGCCGAACCCAGAAAAAGATAACTGGACAGGCGATTGGGAAAAAGTAAGTGGTGATGCTCTGGCAGGTACACTTGATGAAAACGGTGCAGGAAATATCGACGCTCCGGAAGCAGGGTTCTACATGATGGAAGTGGATTTGACTGCCATGACTTACAAGCATACCCTCATCTCAACTCTCGGAGTGATAGGTAGCGCCACCCCATCCGGATGGGATGCCGATACCGACATGACTTACAACGAAGAAGATGGAAGTTGGAATCTGACCACCAACCTAACGGATGGTGAAATCAAAATCCGCGCCAATAATGACTGGGACATCAACTGGGGTGGTTCGATAGCCGAACCGACTTTCAATGCCGGCAACATCGCTGTTACGGCCGGAAACTATACCATCAGGTTCATCCCTCAATGCGACGGCATGAACCTGTTGACCCTAACTAAGAACTAA
- a CDS encoding SusF/SusE family outer membrane protein produces MNKILKSFLIIGLGLGIFTACDDDRDSNPTLISPTEFVLNTPAISGTVIDLANSSSIEISCSQPDYGFPANVGYYVQVAFDESMTDFTEIGNVNAGTKISIDAPLLASTLTDMKVNKGATDVDFPMDIAVYIRLRAVMMTSDNKAIEGTEILSNVVSLNKVHLLFSLPPVNTPENLYIVGGFNEWNWDSATKMIPVNGATHVFWSMVWIDDAGIKFNQSKAWDGNETGFSGINSINGDLAGNIKDNGDNIATDTPGWYLMVITSSVSGRNLVYDIQFNKPEIWLMGPVVGNSDWKEQAEGWLCTIPDTFNASFVSPAFAASVPGGDGDGVRAYVKIPTFEWWKSEFMVFDGKIEYRANNGDQARVAGKAGQQLYLNFATGEGEIK; encoded by the coding sequence ATGAATAAAATACTTAAATCATTTTTGATTATCGGATTGGGACTGGGTATATTCACCGCATGTGATGATGATCGCGACTCCAACCCAACGCTAATCTCACCCACCGAATTTGTCCTAAACACTCCAGCTATCAGCGGTACAGTAATCGATTTGGCCAATTCTTCCTCTATCGAAATATCCTGTTCACAACCCGACTACGGCTTCCCCGCCAACGTTGGATACTATGTGCAAGTGGCATTCGATGAATCCATGACCGATTTTACAGAAATAGGTAATGTCAATGCAGGAACAAAAATCAGTATAGACGCACCTCTTTTAGCTAGTACACTTACAGATATGAAAGTAAACAAAGGTGCAACCGATGTTGATTTTCCGATGGATATAGCGGTCTATATCCGCTTGAGAGCAGTTATGATGACCAGTGATAACAAAGCAATAGAAGGAACCGAAATACTTTCCAATGTAGTGTCATTGAATAAAGTACATTTACTTTTCTCGCTTCCTCCGGTCAATACCCCCGAAAACTTATATATCGTAGGCGGATTTAACGAATGGAACTGGGATTCGGCAACCAAGATGATTCCCGTAAACGGTGCAACTCATGTATTCTGGTCTATGGTATGGATAGACGATGCCGGCATCAAATTCAATCAGAGCAAAGCTTGGGATGGAAATGAAACAGGATTTTCTGGTATAAACAGTATAAACGGCGATTTGGCAGGCAATATCAAAGACAACGGAGACAATATCGCTACTGATACTCCGGGATGGTACTTAATGGTAATCACCTCTTCCGTTTCGGGACGCAACCTCGTCTATGATATACAGTTTAACAAACCTGAAATATGGTTGATGGGACCTGTTGTAGGCAACAGCGACTGGAAAGAGCAGGCTGAAGGCTGGTTATGTACCATTCCCGATACTTTTAACGCTTCTTTTGTCTCACCTGCTTTTGCTGCCAGTGTTCCGGGTGGCGATGGTGACGGTGTGCGTGCATACGTAAAAATTCCTACCTTTGAGTGGTGGAAGAGCGAGTTCATGGTCTTCGACGGCAAAATTGAATATCGTGCCAACAATGGAGACCAAGCACGAGTAGCAGGCAAAGCGGGACAGCAGCTCTACCTGAACTTCGCTACCGGCGAAGGCGAAATCAAATAA
- a CDS encoding RagB/SusD family nutrient uptake outer membrane protein yields MQYMKKYIKNIVPATFMMLALGATSCIGDLDVDPIDPNIDTNVDLNGLFNKCYANMALAGNGGANGDCDIDGLDGGTTGFIRQLFNSNELTTDEAICGWGDEGVASFCYNTYNASHPMLNGFYARLTTGITYCNQYLAMAGDTDATMSAEIRFVRALHYFLLMDGWGNIPFTLEPMTKPEQRSRAQMYEWLEQELIGIEPALSEAKAKKSTDAGYGRVDKAACWLLLSRLYLNSEIYTGTAQWQKAKEYADKVIKSSYRLNTVGKGGWTAYQMLFMGDNGETDAAYEALLPLLQDGLTTTSWGTSLFLIAGCFDGEMHANPNDLTATNGVSAQNWGGNRARPDLIRKFFPQNDAPELPSYDMYVAAKDDRALFDGVGRTLNNEDVSTFKSGYAIAKFTNFKTDGSAGHDATFADTDYFLLRVAEAYLTFAEADARLNGGNTTSEGTQAVNSIRSRAHASTRTNAYSLDDICDEWSREFYFEGRRRMDLIRFNRYGGNNNYTWQWKGGSYEGRSFDAHLNIFAIPTNELTANSNLTQNPGY; encoded by the coding sequence ATGCAGTATATGAAAAAATACATAAAGAATATCGTTCCTGCCACATTCATGATGTTGGCTTTGGGGGCAACCTCATGTATCGGAGACTTAGATGTAGATCCTATCGATCCGAACATCGATACCAATGTTGATTTAAACGGATTGTTCAACAAGTGCTACGCCAATATGGCATTAGCCGGAAACGGTGGTGCTAACGGTGACTGTGATATTGACGGTTTGGATGGTGGTACGACAGGCTTTATCCGCCAATTGTTCAATTCCAACGAACTGACCACTGATGAAGCTATCTGCGGCTGGGGAGATGAAGGTGTAGCCAGTTTCTGCTACAATACTTACAATGCTTCCCATCCTATGTTAAACGGGTTCTATGCCCGTCTGACTACCGGCATCACCTATTGTAACCAATATCTGGCTATGGCTGGAGATACAGATGCCACCATGTCTGCCGAAATCCGCTTTGTACGTGCCCTACACTACTTCTTACTGATGGATGGTTGGGGAAACATACCCTTTACATTGGAACCAATGACCAAACCTGAACAAAGATCCAGAGCTCAAATGTATGAATGGCTTGAACAGGAACTGATCGGAATAGAACCGGCCCTTTCCGAAGCAAAAGCAAAAAAATCGACAGATGCCGGTTATGGTCGTGTAGACAAAGCTGCCTGCTGGCTGTTGCTCTCACGCCTGTACTTGAATTCGGAAATTTATACAGGAACGGCCCAATGGCAAAAAGCAAAAGAATATGCCGACAAAGTAATAAAATCCTCCTACCGGCTCAATACTGTGGGAAAAGGCGGATGGACTGCCTATCAAATGTTATTCATGGGTGACAACGGGGAAACTGATGCTGCTTACGAAGCTCTTCTACCCTTACTTCAAGACGGTCTGACAACCACCAGTTGGGGTACTTCCCTGTTCTTGATAGCTGGTTGCTTTGATGGTGAGATGCATGCAAACCCTAATGACCTGACAGCCACCAACGGTGTTTCTGCACAAAACTGGGGCGGTAACCGCGCACGTCCTGACCTCATCCGCAAATTCTTCCCTCAGAATGATGCCCCCGAACTGCCAAGCTACGACATGTATGTAGCAGCCAAAGACGACCGTGCTTTATTCGACGGTGTGGGACGTACCTTAAACAATGAAGATGTATCTACCTTTAAAAGCGGTTATGCTATTGCAAAATTCACCAACTTCAAAACAGACGGTTCAGCCGGACATGATGCCACCTTCGCCGATACCGACTACTTCTTGCTACGTGTTGCAGAAGCCTATCTGACTTTTGCAGAAGCCGATGCTCGCTTGAATGGAGGAAACACTACATCTGAAGGTACACAAGCAGTTAACTCCATCCGAAGTCGTGCACATGCTTCTACCCGTACAAATGCATATAGCCTGGATGATATTTGCGATGAATGGAGCCGAGAATTCTATTTTGAAGGCCGCCGCCGTATGGACTTAATTAGATTCAACCGCTATGGAGGCAACAACAATTACACTTGGCAATGGAAAGGCGGATCTTATGAAGGACGTAGTTTTGATGCACATCTTAATATTTTTGCCATCCCGACCAATGAGTTGACTGCCAACTCCAATTTGACTCAGAACCCGGGATACTGA